The Corynebacterium pseudopelargi genome contains a region encoding:
- a CDS encoding LCP family protein: MDYVYDADGKPIRDRYGRPVRRRQEGFRIDPDRLEKARRARQQAGGDAAAKQAPKRPPRRSEPRQQAPQPPQQQMPRQQPPRQQYVAPSQFQPRQEYRRPEPVQVSPSIAQPAPKRAAPARQKPRRRLGCLGTLRRIVAVVLVLIVLGGLWVDTKLNRIDAQPPQHIANTAGTNWLLVGSDSRNDLSEEDVQRLGTGGDIGSMRTDTIMLLHLPTFGKATLLSIPRDSYVNIPGYGMDKINAAFSLGGAPLLEQTVEESTGLRIDHYAEIGMGGLANVVDAAGGIEVCPPEPIDDPLANLNIQAGCQKVDGPTALGYVRTRATSMGDLDRVQRQREFFTALVNKLTSPSTFLNPFRVLPTISTVAGAFTVDKKDHVWHLARVGLAMHSGIETTTVPVGGFADTDVGNVVLWDEPAAQELFNSLR; this comes from the coding sequence ATGGATTATGTCTACGACGCCGACGGCAAGCCGATCCGCGACCGTTATGGTCGCCCGGTTCGCCGGCGCCAAGAGGGCTTCCGTATTGATCCGGATCGTTTAGAAAAAGCACGCCGCGCCAGGCAGCAGGCCGGTGGTGATGCCGCAGCCAAGCAAGCGCCCAAGCGGCCACCGCGGCGCAGCGAACCGCGCCAGCAGGCTCCGCAGCCTCCGCAGCAGCAGATGCCGCGCCAACAGCCTCCCCGGCAGCAGTATGTGGCGCCGAGTCAGTTTCAGCCACGCCAGGAGTACCGTCGCCCCGAGCCGGTGCAGGTTTCACCCTCGATTGCTCAACCGGCACCAAAGCGCGCTGCTCCTGCCCGCCAAAAGCCGCGGCGTCGCCTGGGGTGTTTGGGCACCCTTCGCCGGATCGTCGCTGTGGTGTTGGTGTTGATCGTTCTTGGTGGCTTGTGGGTAGATACCAAGCTCAACCGCATCGATGCGCAACCTCCGCAGCACATTGCTAATACTGCGGGCACGAACTGGCTGTTGGTGGGTTCGGATTCTCGTAACGATCTTTCAGAAGAAGACGTGCAGCGTTTAGGCACCGGTGGCGATATCGGTTCCATGCGTACTGACACCATCATGTTGTTGCACCTGCCCACCTTTGGCAAAGCCACCTTGTTGTCCATCCCTCGCGATTCCTATGTGAATATCCCTGGCTATGGCATGGACAAGATCAATGCGGCCTTCTCTTTGGGCGGTGCGCCGCTGCTGGAGCAAACGGTAGAAGAGTCCACCGGTTTGCGCATTGATCACTATGCCGAAATCGGCATGGGTGGTTTGGCCAATGTGGTAGATGCCGCAGGTGGTATTGAGGTTTGCCCGCCTGAGCCTATCGACGATCCACTGGCCAACCTCAATATCCAGGCTGGCTGCCAGAAGGTGGATGGCCCTACGGCCTTGGGCTATGTGCGTACCCGTGCTACCTCGATGGGTGATTTGGATAGGGTGCAACGGCAGCGTGAGTTTTTCACCGCGCTGGTAAATAAGCTCACTTCTCCTTCTACCTTTTTAAACCCCTTCCGTGTCCTGCCCACCATCTCTACTGTGGCCGGAGCTTTTACGGTGGATAAGAAAGACCATGTGTGGCACTTGGCCAGGGTGGGTCTTGCTATGCACTCTGGAATTGAAACAACCACGGTGCCCGTCGGCGGTTTTGCCGATACTGATGTGGGCAACGTGGTGTTGTGGGATGAGCCTGCAGCACAGGAGCTTTTTAATTCTCTTCGTTAA
- a CDS encoding alanine/glycine:cation symporter family protein — MADFIDALNGLVWSKGLIFLLLGAGAYFTISTGFMQIRCIPDMMRQIRHGEKSENGVSSFQSLMMSLAGRVGVGNIAGVATAIAFGGPGAVFWMWAVALLGSATSYIECTLGQIFKEQDRDTGEYRGGPAYYVEKAYKHTKAAPFMLVYALILAVVIIVSTSYFMPGVQANGVSAAVENAWNIDPKITAAILAIGLAVIIFGGVKRIATFASMVVPFMAAIYIVTALVILFKNYDQIPHVFGLIFNSAFDHEAAFSGFLGMAILWGVKRGLYSNEAGQGFGPQPAAAAEVSHPAKQGFVQSFAVYVDTLFVCSATAFIIISTDMYKVFEGGAEDGAVRYQGALPEGVPVGPGFVQSGLDTFAAGIGPSFVALAILFFAFTTVLAYYYLAETNAAYLNRWVKNSKARKAIIFVMRILVIISVIVGATTTPGAAWALGDIGAGATAWLNVIAILIIQVPAQKCLWDYRKQKKAGLEPDFDPEALGIRNADFWVERKRIMRERNLPNGAVVSTVNEEN; from the coding sequence ATGGCGGATTTCATTGATGCCCTCAACGGGCTTGTGTGGTCCAAAGGACTCATCTTCCTTTTGCTCGGCGCTGGTGCGTACTTCACCATCAGCACCGGTTTTATGCAGATCCGCTGCATCCCAGACATGATGCGGCAAATTCGGCACGGCGAGAAGTCTGAAAACGGCGTCTCGTCGTTTCAGTCTTTGATGATGTCGCTGGCAGGGCGCGTGGGCGTGGGCAATATCGCCGGCGTAGCCACCGCGATCGCCTTCGGCGGACCAGGTGCTGTGTTCTGGATGTGGGCCGTGGCGCTGCTTGGCTCTGCCACCTCCTATATTGAGTGCACCTTAGGCCAGATCTTTAAAGAGCAAGACCGCGATACCGGCGAATACCGCGGCGGACCTGCCTACTACGTGGAAAAGGCCTATAAGCACACCAAGGCCGCGCCCTTCATGCTGGTCTATGCCTTGATCTTGGCCGTCGTGATCATCGTATCTACCAGCTACTTCATGCCGGGCGTGCAGGCCAATGGCGTCTCTGCTGCCGTAGAAAACGCCTGGAATATTGATCCGAAAATCACCGCCGCCATCCTCGCTATCGGCCTGGCCGTGATCATCTTCGGTGGCGTGAAGCGCATCGCCACCTTCGCATCTATGGTCGTGCCTTTTATGGCCGCCATCTACATCGTCACCGCCTTGGTCATCCTTTTTAAAAACTATGACCAAATCCCGCACGTGTTCGGCTTGATCTTTAACTCCGCCTTCGACCACGAGGCCGCCTTCTCCGGCTTCTTGGGCATGGCCATCTTGTGGGGCGTGAAGCGCGGCCTGTACTCCAATGAGGCCGGCCAGGGCTTCGGCCCGCAGCCTGCTGCCGCCGCCGAGGTTTCTCACCCCGCCAAGCAGGGCTTTGTGCAGTCTTTCGCTGTGTATGTAGACACGCTCTTTGTGTGCTCGGCTACCGCCTTCATCATCATCTCCACCGACATGTACAAGGTGTTTGAAGGTGGCGCCGAAGACGGTGCCGTGCGATACCAAGGCGCACTGCCAGAAGGCGTGCCGGTAGGCCCTGGCTTTGTGCAATCCGGCCTAGATACCTTCGCAGCAGGTATTGGACCAAGCTTCGTGGCGCTGGCGATTCTCTTCTTTGCCTTCACCACGGTGCTTGCCTACTACTACCTGGCAGAAACCAATGCCGCCTACCTCAACCGCTGGGTGAAAAACTCCAAGGCCCGCAAGGCGATCATCTTCGTTATGCGCATCCTGGTGATCATCTCGGTGATCGTTGGCGCCACCACCACCCCCGGTGCCGCATGGGCGCTTGGCGATATCGGCGCAGGTGCCACCGCCTGGCTCAACGTGATCGCAATTCTGATTATCCAAGTACCTGCACAAAAATGCCTCTGGGATTACCGCAAACAAAAGAAAGCCGGGCTTGAACCCGACTTTGATCCAGAGGCACTGGGTATCCGCAACGCCGACTTCTGGGTGGAGCGCAAGCGCATCATGCGCGAACGCAACCTCCCCAATGGTGCCGTGGTCAGCACCGTTAACGAAGAGAATTAA
- the betA gene encoding choline dehydrogenase → MQQRFGAKHDTEGEVVEDRRRDVVIVGGGSAGSVLANRLSEDSDTDVLVLEAGRMDSLWDLFIHMPAAFSFPIGNKHYDWGYESEPEPEMNGRRIYHARGKVLGGSSSVNGMIFQRGNPMDYEKWGALPGMEHWDYKHVLPYFNKMETALGADPEDPRRGHNGPLKLTRGPATSPLFQAFFRSVQEAGYNLTNDVNGYRQEGFAPFDRNILGGKRLSAARAYLHPVMDRKNLDVRTRAFTTRVLFEGEKAVGVEYEWKGKKRRVFADKVILCGGAFNTPQLLQLSGIGNKEVLEKAGVEVKKHMPGVGENLQDHLEVYVQYNVTQPVSSQPYLKMWRRPFIGLQWLLSKKGPVASSHFEAGGFARSNDDEAYPNLMFHFLPMAVRYDGTVIDSPHGFQFHVGPMYSDTLGHVHIKSDDPKEKPEIIFNYLATDQDRREWVEAVRVSRRLLDTKAMKEYTDGEISPGMDVQSDEEILEWVRNDAETALHPSCTAKMGSSEDEMAVVDPETMQVHGIDGLYVCDASVMPIITNGNIYAPVIMMAEKAADLIRGRKPLDPIDVPFYQAKKDMPLYAEGERVRDHVERIEGAWH, encoded by the coding sequence CTGCAGCAACGCTTCGGTGCAAAACATGACACCGAAGGCGAAGTGGTAGAAGATCGCCGTCGCGATGTGGTGATCGTTGGTGGCGGCTCCGCCGGTTCGGTGCTGGCCAATCGCTTGAGCGAAGACAGCGACACCGACGTGCTGGTGCTTGAGGCCGGACGCATGGATTCGCTGTGGGATCTCTTCATCCACATGCCGGCGGCCTTTTCCTTCCCCATCGGCAACAAGCACTACGACTGGGGCTATGAATCTGAGCCCGAGCCAGAGATGAACGGCCGTCGCATCTACCACGCCCGCGGCAAGGTCCTCGGTGGCTCCTCCTCCGTCAACGGCATGATCTTCCAACGCGGCAACCCCATGGACTACGAAAAGTGGGGCGCGTTGCCAGGCATGGAGCACTGGGACTACAAGCACGTGCTGCCGTACTTTAACAAGATGGAAACTGCCCTCGGCGCGGACCCAGAAGATCCTCGTCGCGGACACAACGGCCCGCTCAAGCTCACCCGCGGCCCGGCTACCAGCCCACTGTTCCAGGCCTTCTTCCGCTCCGTGCAAGAGGCAGGCTATAACCTCACCAACGACGTCAATGGCTACCGCCAAGAAGGCTTCGCGCCTTTTGATCGCAACATCCTTGGCGGCAAGCGCCTCTCTGCTGCGCGCGCCTACTTGCACCCAGTAATGGACCGCAAGAACCTCGATGTGCGCACCCGTGCCTTTACTACCCGCGTGCTCTTCGAGGGCGAGAAGGCCGTTGGCGTGGAATATGAGTGGAAGGGCAAGAAGCGTCGCGTCTTCGCCGATAAAGTCATCTTGTGCGGTGGCGCCTTCAACACCCCGCAACTGCTGCAGCTTTCCGGCATCGGCAATAAAGAGGTGCTGGAAAAGGCCGGCGTAGAGGTGAAAAAGCACATGCCTGGTGTGGGTGAAAACCTCCAGGATCACCTTGAGGTGTATGTGCAGTACAACGTGACCCAGCCGGTGTCCTCGCAGCCCTACCTGAAGATGTGGCGCCGCCCCTTCATCGGTTTGCAGTGGCTTTTGAGCAAGAAGGGCCCTGTGGCTTCCTCCCACTTCGAGGCCGGCGGCTTTGCTCGCTCCAACGATGACGAGGCCTACCCAAACCTGATGTTCCACTTCCTGCCCATGGCAGTGCGTTACGACGGCACCGTGATTGATAGCCCGCACGGCTTCCAATTCCACGTAGGCCCGATGTACTCCGACACCCTTGGCCATGTGCACATCAAGTCTGATGATCCTAAAGAAAAGCCAGAGATCATCTTCAACTACCTGGCTACCGATCAGGATCGCCGCGAATGGGTCGAGGCCGTGCGAGTATCGCGCCGTTTGCTCGATACCAAGGCCATGAAGGAATACACCGATGGGGAAATCTCACCGGGTATGGATGTGCAAAGCGACGAGGAAATCCTCGAATGGGTGCGCAACGACGCCGAAACTGCCCTGCACCCCTCCTGTACGGCCAAGATGGGTAGTTCCGAAGATGAAATGGCAGTGGTGGATCCTGAGACGATGCAGGTCCACGGCATCGATGGCCTCTATGTGTGCGATGCCTCCGTTATGCCCATCATCACCAACGGCAATATCTATGCCCCGGTGATCATGATGGCCGAGAAGGCCGCTGATCTGATCCGTGGCCGCAAGCCACTTGATCCCATCGACGTGCCCTTCTACCAGGCAAAGAAGGATATGCCCTTGTACGCCGAGGGTGAGCGCGTGCGCGATCACGTCGAGCGCATTGAGGGTGCCTGGCACTAG
- a CDS encoding aldehyde dehydrogenase family protein: protein MSTTFFDPTQCALLEGVYQSEGPASLYIDGQWQPAADGATRTITCPANGEEVGVVSEASEADTQRAIEVARRTFDEGSWAETPAVERGKILLRTAALIREHKDAFAAAESADTGKRLPESEADMDDIANAFDYFGTLAQHGAGRVVDPGDPSVRSRIDAEPVGVCGLITPWNYPLLQVSWKVAPAIAAGNTFVLKQAELTPHTAMMLMNVLEQAGLPKGVGNLITGAGARCGNPLSTSPLVDMVSFTGGLATGKLIARNAAETIKRTALELGGKNPNVIFADADFDAAVDNALNGAFVHSGQVCSAGSRIIVEASIHDEFVKALVERTKKIKLGGPADADAETGALISKEHRQKVADYVDHAREQGAKVLCGGRVAEAEDNQGSHGTGNTDLSKGWFYLPTVIDQCDRSMDCVHDEAFGPAVTIETFSTEEEAIELANDTEYGLAGAVWTQDAGKAERVARGLRHGTIWINDFHPYLPQAEWGGMKQSGNGRELGPTGLAEYQEHKHVYQNIAPAVTGWFAG, encoded by the coding sequence TTGAGCACAACTTTTTTCGACCCAACGCAGTGCGCATTGCTTGAAGGTGTGTATCAAAGCGAAGGCCCAGCCTCGCTCTATATCGATGGCCAGTGGCAGCCCGCCGCAGACGGCGCCACCCGCACCATCACTTGCCCAGCCAATGGCGAAGAAGTTGGTGTTGTTTCAGAAGCCAGCGAGGCTGATACACAGCGCGCCATCGAGGTAGCACGCCGCACCTTCGACGAAGGCTCATGGGCTGAAACCCCGGCGGTTGAGCGCGGCAAGATTTTGCTTCGCACTGCCGCACTGATCCGCGAGCACAAGGACGCCTTCGCTGCTGCGGAATCGGCAGATACCGGCAAGCGCCTGCCGGAATCCGAGGCAGATATGGACGATATTGCCAATGCTTTTGATTACTTTGGCACCCTTGCCCAGCACGGCGCAGGGCGCGTGGTTGATCCCGGCGATCCTTCGGTTCGCTCACGCATCGATGCAGAGCCGGTGGGCGTATGCGGTTTGATTACCCCCTGGAATTATCCGCTGCTGCAGGTGTCTTGGAAGGTGGCGCCCGCGATCGCTGCTGGCAATACCTTTGTGCTCAAGCAGGCAGAGCTCACCCCGCACACCGCGATGATGTTGATGAACGTGCTTGAGCAGGCCGGCCTGCCCAAAGGCGTGGGCAATTTAATTACCGGCGCAGGTGCGCGCTGCGGCAATCCGCTTTCTACCAGCCCATTGGTGGATATGGTCTCTTTCACCGGCGGTTTGGCCACCGGCAAACTCATTGCGCGCAATGCAGCGGAGACGATTAAGCGCACCGCACTGGAGCTTGGCGGCAAAAACCCCAACGTGATTTTTGCCGACGCCGATTTCGATGCAGCCGTTGATAATGCACTCAATGGTGCCTTCGTGCACTCCGGCCAGGTGTGCTCGGCAGGTTCGCGCATCATCGTAGAAGCATCGATCCACGATGAATTTGTGAAGGCACTGGTGGAGCGGACCAAGAAGATCAAGCTCGGCGGCCCTGCCGATGCCGATGCCGAAACCGGCGCGTTGATCTCCAAGGAGCACCGCCAGAAGGTTGCCGACTATGTGGATCATGCACGCGAGCAGGGCGCGAAGGTGCTCTGTGGCGGTCGCGTGGCCGAGGCTGAGGATAACCAGGGCAGCCACGGCACCGGCAACACCGATTTGAGCAAGGGTTGGTTCTACCTGCCCACGGTGATTGATCAGTGCGATCGCAGCATGGATTGCGTACACGATGAGGCCTTTGGCCCCGCGGTGACCATTGAGACCTTCAGCACCGAAGAGGAGGCCATCGAGCTGGCCAATGACACCGAATATGGCCTGGCTGGTGCCGTGTGGACCCAGGATGCTGGCAAGGCTGAGCGCGTGGCACGCGGATTGCGCCACGGCACCATTTGGATTAATGATTTCCACCCCTACCTGCCACAGGCCGAGTGGGGCGGCATGAAGCAATCCGGCAATGGCCGCGAGCTTGGCCCAACTGGTCTAGCCGAGTACCAGGAACACAAGCACGTCTATCAGAACATCGCCCCGGCGGTTACTGGTTGGTTTGCAGGCTAA
- the betT gene encoding choline BCCT transporter BetT, which translates to MRVEEQRPSNTEPETKVIVGSYRAGTQKDADKGAAQTNWRVFIASAAGILAVTLWAFFGGESAEAALGSVTGWIATNLGWFYILTGTVVIIFVLAVAFARTGTIRLGPDHSRPQFRLFSWAAMLFAAGIGVDLMFFAVAEPVTQYYAPPVGAGETREAARQAVVWALFHYGFTGWAMYALMGMAFGYYAYRLNMPLAIRSALYPIFGKRAKGAIGDAVDVAAMLGTVFGVAASLGIGVVQLNYGLKVMFDIPEGQAAQIALVVLSVGVATISAVSGVDKGIKMLSEINVGLALVLMAYIVIAGKTAFLMDGLVMNIGEYVSSLPGMTMDTFAFSEDPEYTKQWMGAWTLFFWAWWVAWAPFVGLFLARISRGRTLRQFIFGTLSIPFVFILLWMSFFGNSALDLVRSGDEAFGDAAMAEPQRGFYDLLATYPGSFFLIGLATLIGLLLYITSADSGALVMSNFTSKTDHSAQDGPVWSRIFWAVLVGLLTVVLLQIDGVTTVQSATVVMGLPFSIVMYLIMIGLIRSFRMEGTQSAARGIALHAAMSGRSDSGSHATTWRRRLSRANTWPSAQRCQHYLEQTVQPALEQVAAELRDRGLNTHLVSSAVSDIPVRSLDLTVDLGEEQNFRYQLFPVENPVPSFTRNTVGGEVYYRLEVFDHTGSLGYDVFGYTQEQLIDNVLDLYERHLEFLHMQRDIPGRSDMSGGASPVMDWRKD; encoded by the coding sequence ATGCGAGTGGAAGAACAACGACCCAGCAACACAGAACCGGAAACAAAAGTCATTGTTGGCTCATACCGAGCCGGCACCCAAAAAGATGCTGACAAAGGAGCAGCTCAGACCAATTGGCGAGTCTTCATCGCCTCTGCAGCGGGCATCCTCGCCGTCACGCTTTGGGCATTCTTTGGCGGCGAAAGCGCCGAGGCCGCGCTTGGCAGCGTTACCGGGTGGATCGCTACCAACCTCGGTTGGTTTTATATCCTCACCGGCACCGTGGTGATCATCTTTGTGCTGGCGGTGGCATTTGCCAGAACCGGCACGATCAGGCTCGGCCCTGATCACTCCCGCCCGCAATTCCGGCTCTTTTCCTGGGCCGCCATGCTCTTTGCCGCAGGCATCGGCGTGGATCTGATGTTCTTCGCCGTGGCAGAACCCGTCACGCAGTATTACGCACCGCCGGTAGGAGCAGGCGAAACCCGCGAGGCCGCCCGCCAAGCAGTGGTGTGGGCACTGTTCCACTACGGCTTTACCGGTTGGGCCATGTACGCGCTGATGGGCATGGCCTTTGGCTACTACGCCTATCGGTTGAATATGCCGCTTGCCATCCGCTCGGCGCTGTATCCGATCTTTGGCAAGCGCGCCAAGGGTGCGATCGGCGATGCCGTGGATGTTGCAGCCATGCTCGGCACCGTGTTCGGTGTGGCCGCCTCGCTCGGCATTGGCGTGGTGCAGCTGAACTACGGGCTGAAGGTGATGTTCGATATTCCCGAAGGCCAAGCAGCCCAGATTGCACTCGTGGTGCTTTCGGTAGGCGTTGCCACCATCTCGGCTGTCTCTGGTGTGGATAAGGGCATCAAGATGCTCAGTGAGATCAATGTTGGCCTGGCACTGGTGCTCATGGCCTATATCGTGATCGCCGGCAAGACGGCCTTCCTCATGGATGGTCTCGTGATGAATATTGGCGAGTACGTCTCCTCGCTTCCAGGCATGACCATGGACACCTTCGCATTCTCCGAGGATCCCGAATACACCAAGCAGTGGATGGGCGCATGGACGCTGTTCTTCTGGGCTTGGTGGGTGGCCTGGGCGCCCTTTGTTGGCCTATTCTTGGCCCGCATTTCTCGCGGTCGCACCCTGCGCCAATTCATCTTCGGCACCTTGAGCATCCCCTTTGTTTTCATCCTGCTGTGGATGAGCTTCTTTGGTAACTCCGCACTCGATCTGGTGCGCAGTGGCGATGAGGCCTTCGGCGATGCCGCGATGGCCGAGCCGCAGCGCGGCTTCTACGATCTCTTGGCCACCTACCCGGGCTCTTTCTTCCTGATCGGTTTGGCCACCTTGATCGGCCTGCTGCTCTACATCACCTCCGCCGACTCCGGTGCTTTGGTGATGAGTAACTTCACCTCAAAAACTGATCACAGCGCCCAAGACGGTCCGGTGTGGTCGCGTATCTTCTGGGCGGTACTCGTTGGTCTTCTTACCGTGGTGTTGCTGCAGATCGACGGCGTGACCACGGTGCAGTCGGCCACGGTGGTGATGGGGCTGCCATTTTCCATCGTGATGTATCTGATCATGATTGGTTTGATCCGCTCCTTCCGCATGGAAGGCACCCAATCGGCAGCCCGCGGCATCGCCTTGCACGCAGCCATGTCGGGCCGTAGTGATTCGGGCTCTCATGCCACCACTTGGCGTAGGCGCCTCAGCAGGGCCAATACGTGGCCGAGTGCGCAGCGCTGCCAGCACTATCTGGAACAGACGGTGCAGCCTGCACTTGAGCAGGTTGCTGCGGAGCTGCGCGATCGCGGGCTGAATACCCACCTCGTTTCTTCTGCCGTAAGCGATATTCCGGTTCGTTCGCTGGATCTCACGGTGGATCTGGGTGAGGAGCAAAACTTCCGCTACCAGCTCTTCCCCGTTGAAAATCCCGTGCCCTCCTTTACCCGCAACACCGTTGGCGGCGAGGTGTATTACCGCCTGGAGGTCTTCGACCACACTGGTTCTTTGGGCTATGACGTCTTTGGCTATACCCAAGAGCAGTTGATTGATAATGTGCTGGACTTGTATGAACGCCACCTGGAATTCCTGCACATGCAAAGGGATATCCCGGGCCGCTCTGATATGTCTGGCGGAGCCAGCCCTGTGATGGACTGGCGAAAAGACTAG
- a CDS encoding DUF5926 family protein: MAKKKKQKEQLPEGMSRRQAKLAARAAERAKYEKDPRPYEGFSFETDLVALQEFVPSAIAKAQAKGKEVNLCTVLPGGGAALVREDGSIFVALQTQQRSQNPHRDLAFALSWALEAKPGSVLEVGVADGSQPKLEELLEQDQELQIEEFHDFNWWVPDPSMITPEYAQGLQMANESVLPSQRVEAPATAWWINPGEKAHIRWVRPEAEDALMKALARVAARDELHLGEGSKFAGVFRTHGVLVPVWDLDPERAPESYAEDLKALDAKLAQELENDAPLNAEERRRVETINSRQVTIR; encoded by the coding sequence ATGGCTAAAAAGAAGAAGCAAAAAGAGCAACTGCCTGAGGGCATGAGCCGCAGGCAGGCTAAACTTGCCGCCCGCGCCGCAGAGCGCGCCAAGTACGAAAAGGATCCGCGCCCCTACGAGGGCTTCTCCTTCGAGACGGATCTTGTGGCCCTGCAGGAATTTGTGCCCTCCGCGATTGCGAAGGCACAAGCCAAGGGCAAGGAAGTCAACCTTTGCACCGTGCTGCCCGGTGGCGGCGCGGCATTGGTGCGCGAAGATGGCAGCATCTTTGTAGCCCTGCAAACCCAGCAGCGCTCCCAAAACCCGCATCGCGACCTAGCCTTCGCGCTGTCTTGGGCGCTGGAGGCCAAGCCGGGCAGCGTGCTTGAAGTGGGCGTGGCTGATGGATCCCAGCCGAAGCTCGAGGAGCTTTTAGAGCAAGATCAAGAGCTTCAGATCGAAGAATTCCACGATTTCAACTGGTGGGTGCCGGACCCCAGCATGATTACCCCTGAGTATGCCCAGGGGCTGCAAATGGCCAATGAATCGGTCTTGCCTTCGCAGCGCGTGGAGGCACCGGCTACCGCTTGGTGGATCAATCCCGGCGAGAAGGCGCATATCCGTTGGGTGCGCCCCGAGGCAGAAGATGCGTTGATGAAGGCGCTTGCCCGCGTTGCTGCACGCGATGAGCTTCACTTAGGCGAAGGCTCTAAGTTTGCCGGCGTGTTCCGCACCCATGGTGTGTTGGTGCCGGTGTGGGATCTTGATCCCGAGCGTGCCCCTGAAAGCTACGCGGAAGATCTCAAGGCTTTGGATGCCAAGCTTGCTCAAGAGCTTGAAAATGATGCGCCTTTGAATGCGGAGGAGCGTCGTCGGGTAGAAACGATTAACTCCCGACAAGTGACGATCCGCTAA
- a CDS encoding glycerophosphodiester phosphodiesterase family protein, with protein sequence MHIIAHRGFSSRYTEMSAEAYEKALELPIHGVECDVRLSKDGQLMCFHDPTLLRMFDDPRRVASTSSKELSALGVLRLDELLDMVLAYPNRHLYIEAKHPTRFGRMLEEQIVLRLCYRKLVDDPRMHYISFSTAGTRRMAKLAPKMHTVRLLRDWEWCAKGQGISLVRGRANPEKITANTYMFTVNEPEDIRWAQQQGLGMLATDAPDVALSLQTNQ encoded by the coding sequence ATGCACATTATCGCCCACCGGGGTTTTAGTTCCCGCTATACAGAAATGAGCGCCGAGGCCTATGAGAAGGCCTTGGAATTGCCCATCCACGGCGTCGAGTGTGATGTGCGCCTGAGTAAAGACGGGCAGTTGATGTGCTTCCACGATCCCACCTTGCTGCGCATGTTTGATGATCCGCGCAGGGTGGCGTCGACAAGCTCCAAAGAGCTCAGTGCCCTCGGCGTGCTGCGCCTTGATGAGCTGCTCGATATGGTCCTGGCCTACCCCAATCGCCACCTGTATATCGAGGCCAAGCACCCCACGCGCTTCGGAAGAATGCTCGAAGAGCAGATCGTGCTGCGACTTTGCTATCGCAAGCTTGTCGACGACCCACGCATGCACTACATCTCTTTTTCCACCGCGGGAACCAGGCGCATGGCCAAGCTTGCACCAAAAATGCACACCGTGCGGCTGCTGCGCGATTGGGAGTGGTGTGCCAAAGGCCAGGGGATTTCTTTGGTTCGTGGGCGTGCCAACCCAGAAAAAATCACGGCGAACACCTACATGTTCACCGTGAATGAGCCCGAAGATATCCGGTGGGCTCAGCAGCAAGGCCTAGGCATGCTTGCCACTGATGCCCCAGATGTGGCCCTTAGCCTGCAAACCAACCAGTAA